The Thiorhodovibrio frisius genome segment AAAGACGACGAATGGATGACAGAAGGTCAGTTAGCGCGTTCCTCTAAATATGTTTCATCCACCTGGCGGTACGAATGCGTTGAGGGTGGTCACTGGGTGCAGCTCCAAAATCCACGGGAAATTAACGAGCTACTGGAGTCTTGGCTATCTAGCCAATCGGTGAATAATGCAAAATTAAAAAACTGAGACGATCAAAAGAGCCTAAGTTGATTTGGTCTTCTCAAATCGAAGTAAACCGATTAAATCGCCTAACACGGTGCTCCAGCCGAAGCCGGTTTCGCTCTCGCTCAACCGGCTCGGCTGAGCTTAGCGTTGGGCAATAAAATAAGGAGAAAAGTGCATGGGTGTAGATAATCAAAGGAACCAGGGTGGAGTTATTTTCCAGGCAAGTCATTAACGCAGAATCAATCGCCTAACGATGGCCTCCAGTCCGACCACTCACTACGCTCGCGCCAGCTGATGCTGGCGTTAGGCCACAAAGGTACTATTATGAGAACATTTGAAGAAATTAAGATAGAAATCGAAGCCCTTCCGCATCGTGAATATATGAAACTGATGCACTGGTTATCTGAGCATGATTGGGAAATGTGGGATGAGGAAATTGAAAAAGATTCTGCTGCCGGAAAATTAGATTTTCTAATAAATGAAGCATTGGAAGAAAAAGCGAAAGGAATGCTTAGTCAAATTTAATGCACAAAACCACCACGCGATTTTGGGCTTGCTTATATGCCTTGCCAGAACAAGTGCAGAAACTCGCGCGAAAGAATTATAAATTACTGAAAGAGAACCCACGCCATCCATCTTTGCGTTTCAAGAAAGTCGGCAAGTTGTGGTCGGCGCGAGTTGGCGGTAATCACCGTGCGCTTGCGATGGAAGATGATGACGGGTATGTGTGGATCTGGATAGGCACTCACGATGAATATGATTGTTTAATCAACGACTAACTGGCCTAACACGGTGCTCCAGCCGAAGCCGGTTTCGCTCTCGCTCAACCGGCTCGGCTGAGCATGGCGTTCGGTCTAAAAGGACTCGAATAGAGGCGGTCGTATACATGTTTCGAGATAAGGCAATACAAATATGAAAAAATCCGTCTATATCGAGACTTCTATCCCAAGCTACCTCACGGCGAGGCCAAGTCGAGACGTAAGAGCAGCTGCATGGCAGCAAATTACAACTGAATGGTGGGATAGCGCAAGGGATGACTTCGATATCTTCACTTCTGAATTGACCATCGTCGAAGCTTCCGCAGGCAATCATGAGGCCGCAGAAAGAAGGCTCAAGGTTCTTCAAGGAATCTCAGAGCTGGAAATTGATGAAGAAGTGCAAGAACTCGCGGAACTGCTAATCTCAAAGGGAGGGATACCAAATTCCGCAGAAGCCGATGCTTTGCATGTGGCGGTGGCAGCAGTACACAGAATTGATTACCTTCTTACGTGGAATTGCCGTCATATCGATAACGCTACAAAGAAACCAATTATTCGAGCAATCTGCATTGGTGCTGGCTATCCGTATCCAGAAATTTGCACGCCAATGGAGCTGCTCCCGGAGAGAAATGAAGATGTATAGAGACGAAATCATAGATGAAGTTTGGAAAAATCGAGATTCCTATACTTCAAAACATCACCATAATCTGGCGGAAATGGTGGCAGAACTGAAAGACAGGCAACAAATGCCTGGATGTAAGCTCATAGATAGAAGAGACCGAACAAGGCGCTCAACTCGGACTGCCTCAGTCGCTGGCGCACCTTCGGAAACCGGTTAGCGCAAACGTTATGCATCAAAGGAGGACTCCGAATGAAGCCAAGGATCAGCATGATTACGCTGGGCGTCAGTGATCTACAAGAGTCGGTCCGCTTCTATGAGCAGGGTCTTGGCCTGCCGAAGATGGATTCACCCCCAGAGGTCGCGTTCTTTACACTCAAGGGCAGTTGGCTGGGACTATACGGGCGGAGATCATTGGCGGAAGATGCGGGGTTACCTGCCGATGGAAGTGGGTTCACCGGCTTCACGATTGCCCATAACGTGGATTCGGAGGCGGCAGTTGACGAACTCATGGAACAGGCTGTCGCAGCAGGGGCCAAGCTAGTGAAACCTGCACAGAAAGTATTCTGGGGCGGTTACTCCGGCTACTTTGCCGATCCAGACGGCTATCTGTGGGAGGTAGCGCATAACCCGCTCTTTTGGGTTGGTCCGAAGGATGAAGATGCATAACACGGTGCTCCAGCGGAAGCCGTTTCCGCTATCGTTCAACCGGCTTAGCTGAGCCTGGTGTTATGCATGAAAAATGA includes the following:
- a CDS encoding ParE family toxin-like protein → MHKTTTRFWACLYALPEQVQKLARKNYKLLKENPRHPSLRFKKVGKLWSARVGGNHRALAMEDDDGYVWIWIGTHDEYDCLIND
- a CDS encoding type II toxin-antitoxin system VapC family toxin, with product MKKSVYIETSIPSYLTARPSRDVRAAAWQQITTEWWDSARDDFDIFTSELTIVEASAGNHEAAERRLKVLQGISELEIDEEVQELAELLISKGGIPNSAEADALHVAVAAVHRIDYLLTWNCRHIDNATKKPIIRAICIGAGYPYPEICTPMELLPERNEDV
- a CDS encoding VOC family protein is translated as MKPRISMITLGVSDLQESVRFYEQGLGLPKMDSPPEVAFFTLKGSWLGLYGRRSLAEDAGLPADGSGFTGFTIAHNVDSEAAVDELMEQAVAAGAKLVKPAQKVFWGGYSGYFADPDGYLWEVAHNPLFWVGPKDEDA